A region of Paenibacillus sp. 37 DNA encodes the following proteins:
- a CDS encoding tetraprenyl-beta-curcumene synthase family protein — translation MSQSNRKRHQYPRGPLALMRGVYKYTIPETRKALNGWRAQAEAIPNEELRTQALASLKDKQFHCEGGTVYALADLPNRHILIPLIVSYQTISDYLDNLCDRSTSMDPDDFRLLHQSMLDAVDPEAIPVNYYALREEQDDGGYLRNLVTTCQELTRQLPGYTSAKPQIQDLAGLYTDLQVYKHIKPELRETALLEWWSEHRHRTPQFRWNEFAAATGSTLGVFMLFLAASDDQLTEEQAASIHTAYFPHVCALHIMLDYLIDQDEDRIGGDLNFCNYYENVETMLDRIAFIVEMARSDVQKIPGSSFHRMIIEGLIAIYLSDPKVSEQQEVRVVSKRLLKNSPITRIFFFIFSRWIRKNM, via the coding sequence TTGAGCCAATCAAATCGAAAACGTCATCAATATCCGCGTGGACCGCTGGCATTGATGAGAGGGGTGTACAAATACACCATTCCGGAAACACGGAAGGCACTGAATGGATGGCGTGCTCAAGCTGAGGCGATTCCGAATGAGGAATTGCGTACACAGGCACTTGCCAGTCTGAAGGATAAACAGTTTCACTGTGAAGGCGGAACCGTCTACGCATTAGCTGATTTGCCCAACAGGCACATTCTGATTCCGCTGATCGTTTCATATCAAACTATTAGTGATTATTTGGACAATCTGTGCGACCGCAGCACGTCGATGGACCCGGATGACTTTCGTCTTCTCCATCAATCCATGCTTGATGCGGTAGATCCCGAAGCAATTCCCGTCAATTATTATGCCCTCCGTGAGGAGCAGGATGACGGCGGATATCTGCGGAATCTGGTGACCACATGTCAGGAACTGACCCGTCAGTTACCAGGCTATACGTCCGCCAAGCCCCAAATTCAGGATCTGGCAGGCCTATACACGGACCTGCAGGTATATAAGCATATCAAGCCGGAACTGAGAGAAACGGCACTGCTCGAATGGTGGTCGGAGCATCGTCATCGCACACCTCAGTTTCGTTGGAACGAATTTGCTGCTGCAACTGGCTCTACACTGGGCGTTTTCATGCTGTTTCTGGCTGCGAGTGACGATCAGTTGACTGAAGAGCAAGCGGCCTCGATCCACACGGCCTATTTCCCACATGTATGCGCATTGCACATTATGCTCGATTATTTAATTGATCAGGATGAGGACCGCATCGGGGGAGATCTCAACTTCTGCAATTATTATGAGAATGTGGAGACCATGCTGGACCGAATTGCTTTTATTGTGGAGATGGCACGCAGTGATGTACAGAAGATTCCGGGAAGCTCCTTTCACCGGATGATCATCGAAGGACTGATTGCCATTTACCTGTCTGATCCCAAAGTCAGCGAACAACAGGAAGTTCGCGTCGTATCCAAACGTCTGCTGAAAAATAGTCCGATCACAAGAATATTTTTCTTCATTTTCAGTCGCTGGATACGGAAAAATATGTAA
- a CDS encoding YitT family protein, with protein sequence MPKIIWHSLVIILGAAAIACGFNWFLVPHQLLSGGVSGISMLLGYFTTLNLSIMYFVLNIPLLIAGWFILGRRFITLSILSVAATSWFIALLPVFAVATDPLLSSVFGGVLIGMGTGVSFRVGGSTGGLDIVGSIFTRKRDFPIGTVMAGMNGSIIMLAGYLSDNWNTALASMVSIYITGKVLDLIHISHVKVTLYIITNETEAMLKKLLVRPRGVTKIKTQGAYTDIEKDMLMTVTTRYELVEIKRIIKDTDPNAFVNIVETVGVMGSFRRS encoded by the coding sequence TTGCCCAAAATAATTTGGCACTCTTTAGTGATCATTTTGGGTGCTGCAGCTATTGCCTGCGGCTTTAACTGGTTTTTGGTCCCCCATCAGCTTTTAAGCGGCGGGGTGTCCGGTATTTCAATGCTTCTGGGTTATTTTACAACGTTGAATCTTAGTATAATGTATTTTGTTCTTAACATTCCCCTGCTCATTGCAGGTTGGTTTATTCTTGGACGACGCTTCATTACATTAAGTATTCTTTCGGTAGCAGCCACTTCCTGGTTCATTGCGCTTCTGCCTGTTTTTGCTGTGGCAACAGACCCTTTACTTAGTTCTGTTTTTGGCGGTGTGCTTATTGGAATGGGCACTGGCGTTTCCTTCCGAGTCGGTGGCTCCACAGGAGGACTCGACATTGTTGGGTCCATTTTCACGCGTAAACGAGACTTTCCGATTGGTACGGTAATGGCTGGCATGAACGGTTCGATTATTATGCTTGCAGGATACCTGAGTGACAATTGGAATACAGCCTTGGCCTCCATGGTATCCATTTACATTACAGGCAAAGTGCTTGATCTGATTCATATCAGTCACGTCAAAGTAACGCTGTACATTATTACAAACGAAACCGAAGCCATGTTAAAAAAATTACTTGTTCGGCCTCGTGGAGTTACCAAAATTAAGACTCAGGGAGCATACACGGATATTGAGAAGGACATGCTCATGACCGTTACCACCCGCTACGAGTTGGTTGAAATTAAACGTATTATCAAGGATACAGATCCAAACGCTTTTGTTAACATTGTGGAAACGGTTGGTGTTATGGGTTCATTTCGCAGAAGTTGA
- the pfkA gene encoding 6-phosphofructokinase produces the protein MTAVKKIAVLTSGGDSQGMNAAVRAVVRSGLFHGLEVFGVQRGYQGLLNNDIFPMDLRSVGDIIQRGGTVLQSARCKEFYTAEGQQKGADILRARGIDGLVVIGGDGSYNGANKLSKLGINTMGLPGTIDNDVSFTDYTIGFDTAVSIVVDAVNKLRDTMSSHERSSIVEVMGRHCGDIALHAGLASGAETILVPEVPFDMDEVADRMKANFAHGKRHSIIIVAEGVGKGEDVAKELMERCPTYEPRVTVLGHIQRGGTPTPFDRNLASRLGDFAVRSLIAGETDKGCGIIKGELTLTDIDKVVNTKKDFDMVTYELAQRLSQ, from the coding sequence ATGACAGCAGTAAAGAAAATCGCAGTATTAACGAGCGGTGGTGATTCACAGGGGATGAACGCGGCTGTTCGTGCGGTTGTTCGCAGCGGACTGTTTCACGGTCTCGAAGTATTTGGAGTTCAACGTGGATACCAGGGTCTTTTGAATAATGACATTTTCCCAATGGATTTGCGGAGTGTAGGGGATATCATCCAACGTGGGGGAACGGTTCTTCAATCGGCACGTTGCAAGGAGTTCTATACCGCTGAAGGTCAGCAAAAAGGTGCGGACATTTTGCGTGCGCGTGGCATTGACGGTCTGGTTGTTATCGGTGGAGATGGTTCCTACAACGGAGCGAATAAACTGAGCAAACTGGGCATTAATACCATGGGTCTGCCAGGAACGATTGATAACGATGTTTCATTCACCGACTATACCATCGGATTTGATACAGCTGTAAGCATAGTAGTTGATGCAGTAAACAAATTACGTGATACGATGTCTTCACACGAACGTTCTTCCATCGTTGAAGTTATGGGTCGCCACTGTGGAGATATCGCGCTGCATGCCGGACTTGCTTCGGGTGCTGAAACGATTCTTGTCCCAGAAGTTCCATTTGATATGGACGAAGTAGCAGATCGGATGAAAGCTAACTTTGCACATGGCAAACGTCACAGTATTATCATCGTTGCAGAAGGCGTAGGCAAAGGTGAGGATGTAGCAAAAGAACTGATGGAACGTTGCCCAACGTATGAGCCGCGTGTAACCGTTCTGGGTCACATTCAGCGTGGGGGTACGCCAACTCCATTCGACCGTAACCTGGCAAGCCGTTTAGGTGACTTCGCTGTTCGCAGTCTGATCGCAGGCGAGACAGACAAAGGTTGTGGCATTATCAAGGGTGAGCTTACCCTGACGGATATTGATAAAGTGGTTAACACAAAAAAAGATTTCGATATGGTGACTTACGAGCTTGCACAACGTTTGTCCCAATAA
- a CDS encoding MATE family efflux transporter, with amino-acid sequence MNTTSFSQKVKQFLIIFLPIFTTQIALSSMSFFDTNMSGKFSPADLAGVAIGTSLWMPVQTGLSGILIGITPVVSHLLGSKRNDQIGYNVIQALYLGIAVSLVVIGAGALLLGPILNGMPLEPRVAQVAFYFLCALAFGIIPLFGYTVLRSFMDALGQTRTTMFITLVSLPVNIILNYLLIFGRWGFPQLGGVGAGVATACTYWLIFLISLFFVHRVEPFAQYGIFRRWTRVSLSKWKELLQIGVPIGFATFFETSIFAAVTLMMSRFDTTTIAAHQAALNFASTLYMLPVSICMALTILVGYEAGAGRLRDARQYSLLGIGGAIGLSLLTAIVLIVFGEQIAGVYSNDREVIALTQHFLIYAIFFQISDAIATPTQGALRGYKDVNPALIITFIAYWIIGLPVGYLTATYTSLGAFGYWIGLIAGLAVGATALLWRLFLVQKQAALRKA; translated from the coding sequence ATGAACACAACAAGTTTTTCCCAAAAAGTGAAGCAATTCCTGATTATATTTTTGCCCATCTTTACCACTCAAATCGCCCTCTCTTCCATGTCGTTCTTCGACACCAATATGTCAGGCAAGTTTTCTCCGGCCGACCTTGCAGGCGTCGCAATCGGCACAAGTCTGTGGATGCCAGTTCAAACCGGACTAAGCGGGATTCTGATCGGTATTACACCTGTCGTTTCCCATCTGTTAGGTTCCAAACGTAATGATCAGATCGGGTATAACGTCATCCAGGCGTTGTATCTAGGGATTGCAGTCAGTCTAGTCGTTATCGGAGCCGGGGCGTTGTTACTTGGCCCTATACTGAACGGAATGCCTCTAGAGCCCCGGGTTGCCCAAGTTGCCTTCTATTTTTTGTGTGCACTCGCTTTTGGCATTATCCCGCTCTTCGGATATACGGTGCTGCGCAGCTTCATGGATGCACTTGGCCAGACACGGACTACGATGTTCATTACGTTGGTTTCCCTGCCCGTTAACATCATTCTAAATTATCTGCTGATATTCGGCCGCTGGGGCTTTCCACAATTGGGCGGTGTTGGCGCTGGAGTTGCTACAGCATGTACATACTGGCTGATCTTTCTTATTAGTCTCTTTTTTGTCCATCGGGTCGAACCTTTCGCCCAATATGGCATTTTCCGTCGATGGACCCGTGTATCATTGTCCAAATGGAAAGAGTTACTCCAGATTGGAGTGCCCATCGGATTCGCGACTTTTTTCGAAACGTCCATCTTCGCTGCTGTGACTTTAATGATGAGCCGTTTCGATACCACAACAATTGCTGCCCACCAGGCGGCGCTGAATTTCGCTTCTACGCTCTACATGTTGCCTGTGAGCATATGTATGGCTCTTACGATCCTTGTGGGTTATGAGGCAGGTGCGGGGCGTCTGAGAGATGCCAGACAATACAGTCTGCTTGGAATTGGTGGAGCCATCGGGCTCTCACTGCTGACAGCGATCGTGTTGATTGTGTTCGGCGAACAGATTGCAGGCGTGTATTCAAACGATCGAGAGGTCATTGCACTTACGCAGCATTTCCTCATCTACGCCATTTTCTTTCAGATCTCGGATGCGATTGCCACACCGACCCAAGGAGCATTGCGTGGCTACAAAGATGTTAATCCGGCACTGATCATTACGTTCATAGCGTATTGGATTATTGGCCTGCCTGTAGGTTACCTAACAGCTACGTATACTTCACTCGGTGCCTTCGGATACTGGATTGGACTCATTGCCGGCCTTGCTGTAGGAGCAACAGCGCTTCTCTGGAGACTCTTCTTGGTACAAAAACAAGCGGCACTCCGTAAGGCGTAA
- a CDS encoding multi antimicrobial extrusion protein MatE: MSSSESLSWRRLFSFFVPLGISASLVTISHVIINSTLARSAHPETVIASYAIAGSLLTLTERPSTLLRQTCSALVRDRLSFQALTFVTKIFLACVLLIGFLIVYSPVGTGVFKYLFGVSPDLLTKVIDVYEILMYVSIFSVIRNIYQGIIITNNRTKWLTIGMVFRLAGMYGLSLYFIYTDSIDSGRVGAIIFAAGMMIEALVSFLEGNSIKRKMPAKLEDHPVESKGDVFRFYKPLLLSSFVALFIGPVINIVLGKTTGIALAISSFAIASSLMQLMLSFFTYIHQIVLNFYLVNAKLVRKFALVTGFIPFAMMVSIAYTPLGPWVLENVMSVQGELLQQSLWTLRAFVLFPLIFPFLDFSNGLILLRGQTKTMFRSQTANAICTVIVLLILVSIFPAWNGMIGAVAQSLGLLAELIIVWLVIRRTKQEPTMSVPKARKSTSLKG; the protein is encoded by the coding sequence ATGTCGTCAAGTGAATCACTTTCGTGGAGACGGTTATTTTCTTTTTTTGTGCCACTTGGCATTTCCGCCTCTCTCGTCACCATTTCTCACGTCATCATAAACAGCACATTAGCACGTTCCGCTCATCCCGAGACGGTTATTGCCAGCTATGCCATCGCCGGTAGCTTGTTAACCCTCACGGAACGCCCCTCCACCCTGCTGCGGCAAACCTGTTCCGCACTGGTTCGCGATCGCCTTTCCTTTCAGGCCCTCACGTTTGTGACCAAAATATTTCTTGCCTGTGTGCTTCTCATTGGGTTTCTCATCGTATACTCTCCCGTTGGTACCGGGGTGTTCAAATACCTGTTTGGTGTAAGTCCGGATCTGCTGACCAAAGTCATCGACGTATATGAAATTCTCATGTATGTGAGTATCTTTTCAGTGATCCGCAACATCTATCAGGGGATCATCATTACGAATAACCGCACCAAGTGGTTAACCATCGGTATGGTATTCCGTTTAGCCGGCATGTACGGCCTTTCCCTCTATTTCATATACACAGACAGCATTGACAGTGGACGTGTAGGCGCTATCATTTTTGCTGCGGGCATGATGATTGAAGCGCTCGTCAGCTTTCTGGAAGGAAACAGCATCAAGCGCAAGATGCCAGCCAAGCTTGAGGATCATCCCGTCGAGAGCAAGGGAGACGTATTTCGCTTTTATAAGCCACTGCTGTTATCCAGCTTTGTAGCGCTGTTCATAGGACCGGTTATTAACATTGTACTGGGCAAAACGACCGGGATCGCACTAGCCATTTCGTCCTTTGCCATAGCAAGCAGTCTGATGCAGTTGATGCTAAGCTTCTTTACATACATCCATCAGATCGTGCTGAATTTCTACCTTGTGAACGCCAAACTGGTACGAAAATTCGCACTTGTCACCGGATTTATTCCGTTTGCGATGATGGTGTCGATTGCCTATACCCCCTTGGGACCATGGGTACTCGAAAATGTCATGAGCGTTCAGGGCGAACTTTTGCAACAAAGTCTGTGGACACTGCGTGCGTTCGTCTTATTTCCGCTGATCTTCCCTTTTCTGGATTTCAGCAATGGCCTCATTCTGCTTCGCGGTCAGACAAAAACGATGTTTCGTTCGCAAACTGCGAATGCAATCTGCACAGTAATTGTGCTGCTTATACTGGTTAGTATCTTTCCTGCGTGGAACGGCATGATTGGCGCTGTTGCCCAATCCCTTGGCCTGCTCGCCGAACTCATCATTGTCTGGCTTGTCATCCGGCGCACGAAGCAAGAACCTACGATGTCCGTGCCGAAAGCCCGTAAATCAACATCCCTGAAAGGGTAA
- a CDS encoding YesL family protein, which translates to MEFKGAMGGIYRLTEWITRLAATNLLWAICSSPFLFFLIMKLLVMQQNLANESLQMNWAIAIVAPLTLFPATSALFTVVRKWNMGDTDVPIFRTFFVGYKENYKQSLIGGIFYTLLFAIMYLDYTVYMTQFRNMQLVGIIMLVLLLLLFVSLFNFFSMVVHYHMSIGLIIKNAVLLTLIRPFRVFSTLLGSGLLFYIGFRYPVLFVFFIISIIAWFAFFNFYATFNKMQEQMEKMQLKKEEEEAAALAEQSAENGETSEPSDDKNITLQK; encoded by the coding sequence TTGGAATTTAAAGGAGCTATGGGTGGGATCTACCGGCTTACAGAGTGGATTACGAGACTGGCCGCAACCAATCTGTTGTGGGCTATTTGTTCGTCTCCGTTCTTGTTTTTCTTGATTATGAAACTGCTCGTGATGCAGCAGAACCTCGCAAACGAATCATTGCAAATGAACTGGGCTATAGCTATTGTGGCACCGCTTACACTGTTCCCGGCGACTTCGGCGCTGTTTACGGTTGTTCGTAAATGGAATATGGGCGATACGGATGTTCCGATCTTCCGTACTTTCTTTGTAGGTTACAAGGAAAACTACAAGCAAAGTTTAATTGGGGGCATTTTTTACACACTGCTGTTCGCGATTATGTATCTGGATTACACCGTGTACATGACGCAGTTCCGCAATATGCAGCTCGTGGGAATCATCATGTTAGTACTGCTTCTCTTGTTATTCGTATCACTCTTTAACTTTTTCTCGATGGTTGTACACTATCATATGTCCATCGGACTTATTATCAAAAACGCGGTATTGCTTACGCTGATCAGACCATTCCGTGTATTTTCCACATTGCTGGGAAGTGGATTGCTGTTCTACATCGGTTTCCGTTATCCGGTCTTGTTTGTTTTCTTCATTATCAGTATCATTGCTTGGTTTGCTTTCTTTAACTTCTACGCAACCTTCAACAAGATGCAGGAGCAGATGGAGAAGATGCAACTCAAGAAGGAAGAAGAGGAAGCTGCTGCGCTGGCTGAACAATCAGCAGAGAATGGTGA
- a CDS encoding DEAD/DEAH box helicase: MTNLNFTDFNLEPLVLQAITELGFEEATPIQSKAIPLALEGRDLIGQAQTGTGKTAAFGIPLISKITKSDEKIRALIMAPTRELAIQVAEEIEKLTRFKGLRSLPIYGGQDIVRQIRALKRKPQIIIGTPGRLLDHINRKTIKLDDVQTVVLDEADEMLDMGFMEDIQSILKQVPDERQTMLFSATMPPNIQKLAQQFLNNPEHISVIPKHVSAPLIDQSYIEVPERQKFEALSRLLDMESPELAIVFGRTKRRVDELAEALQKRGYSADGLHGDLSQNQRDAVMRKFRDGSIDVLVATDVAARGLDVSGVTHVVNFDLPQDPESYVHRIGRTGRAGKEGAAWSFVTPREIDHLHFIERVTRHRIPRKPLPTMAEAVEGKQRLTAERLLEIVQSGELNEYKGIAIQMLEQYDSVQLLSAALKLLTGDKKDAQVDLTPEDPIRAKRRKPDVRSGGRKPSGYSGNRTSGSGGSGGGYNRDRNSSGGGRGGYNRDRNSGSSTGGGSREGGYNRDRKPRPSSNEGRRPAKDSSFE, translated from the coding sequence TTGACAAATTTAAACTTTACAGATTTCAATCTTGAACCACTGGTGCTGCAAGCCATCACTGAGCTCGGGTTTGAAGAAGCAACACCGATCCAATCCAAAGCGATTCCTTTGGCACTCGAAGGCAGAGATTTGATTGGTCAAGCTCAAACAGGTACGGGTAAAACAGCTGCATTCGGTATTCCGTTGATCAGCAAAATCACAAAAAGTGACGAGAAAATCCGCGCCCTTATTATGGCACCTACACGTGAACTTGCAATTCAAGTTGCTGAAGAGATCGAAAAACTTACTCGCTTCAAAGGTCTTCGCTCCCTGCCAATCTACGGCGGACAAGATATCGTGCGTCAAATCCGTGCACTGAAAAGAAAACCACAAATCATCATTGGTACACCTGGACGTCTCCTTGACCACATCAACCGCAAAACAATCAAACTAGATGATGTACAAACTGTTGTACTGGATGAAGCAGATGAAATGCTCGACATGGGTTTCATGGAGGATATCCAATCCATCCTGAAACAAGTTCCAGACGAGCGCCAAACGATGCTGTTCTCAGCAACAATGCCTCCTAACATTCAAAAATTGGCACAACAATTCTTGAACAATCCTGAACACATTTCTGTGATTCCGAAACATGTTAGTGCACCATTGATTGACCAATCCTATATCGAAGTACCTGAGCGTCAAAAATTCGAAGCATTGAGCCGTTTGTTGGATATGGAATCTCCTGAACTGGCGATCGTATTCGGACGTACAAAACGTCGTGTTGACGAATTGGCTGAAGCTTTGCAAAAACGTGGATATTCTGCAGACGGTCTTCATGGTGACTTGTCCCAGAATCAACGTGATGCGGTAATGCGTAAGTTCCGTGACGGCAGCATTGACGTACTCGTTGCAACAGACGTGGCTGCACGTGGTCTCGACGTATCTGGTGTAACTCACGTTGTTAACTTTGACCTTCCGCAAGATCCGGAGAGCTATGTTCACCGTATCGGTCGTACAGGTCGTGCGGGTAAAGAGGGTGCTGCTTGGTCCTTCGTTACACCGCGTGAGATTGATCACTTGCACTTCATCGAGCGTGTAACACGTCACCGTATTCCACGTAAACCACTGCCAACAATGGCAGAGGCGGTTGAAGGTAAACAACGTTTGACAGCAGAGCGCTTGCTGGAAATCGTACAATCAGGCGAACTGAACGAATACAAAGGTATTGCGATTCAAATGCTTGAGCAATATGATTCTGTTCAACTGTTGTCGGCTGCACTGAAGCTCCTGACAGGTGACAAGAAAGATGCTCAAGTTGATCTGACTCCTGAAGACCCAATCCGTGCAAAACGTCGTAAACCGGATGTTCGATCTGGCGGACGTAAACCATCGGGTTACAGCGGTAACCGCACAAGTGGTAGCGGCGGCAGTGGTGGTGGTTACAACCGCGATCGCAACAGCAGTGGCGGCGGACGTGGCGGTTACAACCGTGATCGTAACAGCGGCAGCAGCACTGGCGGTGGAAGCAGAGAAGGTGGTTACAACCGTGACCGCAAACCGCGTCCAAGCAGTAACGAAGGACGTCGTCCAGCGAAAGATTCTTCTTTCGAGTAA
- a CDS encoding putative glycoside hydrolase, which translates to MNMFWALLAMAFGSFGGAPAVADQGNPQFQSLTNSFNTAIIQSQKDQVVIDADNPPAKMDPQPDAPVVKGIYVTAYSAGGERMKELLELTDSTELNAMVIDIKDDLGYITYPTENKALQKMGKSQPFIRDIDALMKRLQKHEVYPIARVVVFKDTILAKKNPELSFRNKDGSVWANGKGDSFVNPYSKEVWDYNIEIAKEAAKLGFKEIQFDYVRFPEGFETRADVLKYTKSDKSRVDVVAEFVQYARKELAPLGVRVSVDIFGYAASVPAAEGIGQDFVKISENVDVISPMVYPSHYSTGWYGVKDPDKDPYTTIKGSMEDTHKKLDPTKELKPVIRPWIQDFTASWLGSGHYIKYGKKQVEDQIRAMKDMDVHEYLLWNASNRYTSGVQYK; encoded by the coding sequence ATGAACATGTTTTGGGCTTTACTGGCTATGGCCTTTGGAAGCTTTGGTGGTGCCCCCGCAGTGGCGGATCAGGGAAATCCCCAGTTCCAATCGTTAACCAACAGTTTTAACACTGCAATCATCCAATCTCAAAAAGATCAGGTCGTTATTGATGCCGATAACCCACCTGCCAAAATGGATCCTCAACCTGACGCACCTGTGGTCAAAGGTATTTATGTCACAGCCTACAGCGCTGGCGGCGAACGTATGAAAGAATTGTTGGAACTGACAGACAGTACAGAACTGAATGCCATGGTCATTGATATCAAAGACGATCTCGGATACATAACTTATCCCACAGAAAACAAAGCGCTTCAGAAAATGGGTAAATCCCAACCTTTTATTCGGGATATCGATGCCTTGATGAAACGATTGCAAAAACATGAGGTCTACCCGATTGCACGTGTCGTTGTATTCAAAGATACGATTCTTGCCAAGAAAAATCCGGAGCTCTCCTTCCGCAACAAGGATGGATCTGTCTGGGCCAATGGCAAAGGCGACAGCTTTGTGAATCCGTACAGCAAGGAAGTATGGGACTATAACATTGAGATTGCCAAGGAAGCTGCCAAGCTTGGATTTAAAGAGATTCAATTTGACTACGTTCGTTTCCCGGAAGGATTCGAAACTCGAGCCGATGTCCTGAAATATACCAAATCCGACAAGTCACGAGTGGATGTTGTAGCTGAATTCGTGCAATATGCACGCAAGGAGTTGGCCCCGCTAGGTGTTCGGGTCTCGGTTGATATTTTCGGTTACGCCGCTTCTGTACCTGCGGCTGAGGGCATTGGACAGGATTTTGTTAAAATATCCGAAAACGTGGACGTGATCTCACCGATGGTATACCCTAGTCACTATTCTACTGGCTGGTATGGAGTCAAGGACCCTGACAAAGATCCTTACACAACCATCAAGGGTTCAATGGAAGATACACACAAGAAACTAGACCCTACCAAAGAACTCAAACCCGTCATTCGTCCGTGGATTCAGGACTTCACAGCAAGCTGGCTGGGCAGTGGGCATTATATCAAGTATGGCAAGAAACAAGTGGAAGACCAGATTAGAGCGATGAAGGACATGGATGTGCATGAATATCTGCTCTGGAATGCGTCCAACCGTTATACATCAGGTGTACAATATAAGTAA